The genomic window AGATTTTAGCACAATGTATGACGGAAGGAATCGTTGATACCTCTGAAATTTTTATTGATGGGACGCATATTAAAGCACATGCGAATCGAAACAAGAAAGAATCCGTCGAAGTGATGGATCAAGCCTTCTTTTATACGGAAAAATTGACAAAAGAAATTGAAAAAGATCGAGAAAAACGCCTAAAAAAGCCCTTAAAAGAAACAAACGCAGGAACTAAAATGGCCATGAAAAAAACAAGTACTACTGATCCCGAAAGTGGTTGGTTTCATAAAGGTGAGCATAAAGAAGTTTTTGCATATAGCGCACAAGTGGCATGTGATAAAAACGGCTGGATACTAGGTTATACGACCCACCCAGGAAACTTACATGATAGTCGTACGTTTATTTCTTTATTTAAAAAGCTCAAAGGAGCTTTTACTTTAGATAAATTGATTATGGATGCTGGGTATAAAACGCCAGCAATCGCACAATTACTTCTCGAAGAAAATCTGACCCCTGTTTTCCCTTATAAGCGACCAATGACGAAAGCGGGCTATTTCAAGAAGAACGACTATGCCTACGATGAATACTATGATTGTTATATCTGTCCTAATGATAAGATCCTCTCTTATTCGACAACCAATCGAAAAGGATATTTAGAATACAAAAGTAATCCAGAAGAATGTAAAAATTGTCCTGTTCTATCTACTTGTACAAATTCAAAAAATCATACAAAAGTCATCACCAGACATATTTGGGCGAAAGCAATCGAACGATGTGAGGAAATACGTCATCAAAGAAGTTTTAAAGACCTATATAGAAAAAGAAAAGAAACAATTGAACGAATTTTTGGTACAGCAAAGGAATTTCATGGATTACGTTATACGAATCAAATAGGAATAGAAAAAATGCACATGAAAATTGGGCTTACTTTTGCCTGTCTAAATATGAAAAAACTAATAAAAATCAAAAAAGGGCGAGCAGGAAAGGTGTGTTTTTCTTTAGAAAAACAAAGAAATTTCTCTTTTATTCTTAAAATCGTACATATAAAAAAGACAAACCTCATTTTTACATAAGGTTTGTCTACAATCTGAGAGCTGGACAATGTCCAACTCTTTTTTTAAACCCTTTATGTTAATCTGGCTAATTTCTTACCGTTAGCCAAATCACATGAAAAAATCCATTACTTCTTTATTTTGAAGCAACTTAACGCAAGCGCTCTACGTCACGTGCAATCATTAATTCTTCATCTGTTGGGATAACTAATACTTTGACTTTTGAGTCTTTTGTTGAGATATCTAACTCTTCGCCACGTAGTTTGTTCAATTCTGGGTCGATTTCACAGCCAAACCATGTCATACCTTTGATGACTTCGTTACGAACATGACCGTCGTTTTCTCCAATACCAGCAGTAAAGACGATTGCATCGACACCGTTCATTGTTGTTACGTAACCACCGATATATTTACGGATACGGTCAACGAACACATCATAGGCTAAACGGATTTCTTCTTTATCATAGTTATTTTCAAGGTCACGCATATCGCTAGATAGATTTGTTAACCCTAAAAGACCAGATTTTTTGTTTAAGATATCAACCATCTCATTGATATCGATTGATAATTTTTCCATTAGATAAGGTAAGATCGCTGGATCGATATCACCAGAACGAGTACCCATCGTTACACCTGCTAATGGCGTGAAGCCCATTGATGTGTCGACAGATTTTCCACCGTCAACGGCAGTGATCGAAGCGCCATTACCTAAATGACAAGTGATGATTTTCAAGTCTTCGATCGGTTTACCTAACATATCAGCTGCACGTTCAGAAACGTAGCGATGACTTGTTCCGTGGAAACCATATTTTCTCACTTTAAAATCTTCGTAGTAAGCCATTGGTAAGCTGTATAAATAATTATGTTTTGGCATAGTCGCATGGAAAGAAGTGTCAAAGACAGCTACACTTTGGATATCTGGCAAGATTTTCTTGAATGCTTTGATTCCCATCAAGTTTGCAGGATTGTGCAATGGCGCAAATTCTGCTAATTCTTCGATGCGTGTCATTACTTCTTCGTCGATGACTACAGAGTCACCATAAGTTTCTCCACCATGAACAACACGATGTCCAACACCTGTGATTTCATCGTATGCGCCTAAGATATTTAATTCGATCAATTGATCCAATAACATTTTCACAGCAATTTCATGATCATCAATATCCAAGATTTGTTCAAATTTTTGACCTTCACCATACTTGATTGTAAAAATTGAATCATTTAGACCAATTCTTTCAACGATTCCCTTAGCGATTACAGTTTCTTCTGGCATTTGATATAATTGCCATTTTAAACTTGAACTTCCAGCATTGATTGCAATTGTTTTTGACATGTTACTCTCCTTTTTAGTGAATGATTATAACGAAGACGATTTCCAGTTTTCAAATTCTCTGAAAAACTTCGTCACCTTCTCTGGTTCTTTTAGTGAATCAAGTTTAACAAGCAATACCTCTTTGACTTGCTTTGCCTGTTCTCCTTTTTTCTGTAAAATCAAAATACTTTTTTGCGATTGCTTATTTCGGAACAATTCATCAGGTAATTGGATCATTCCTTGAAGATAGCCTTCTTCTTTAAACCATTTTTTTATGTGGTCGCTTTGCTCTGTTTCCAAGAAATTGCTTGGCATCAAGAATAAACCGAATCCATCTGGCTTGACGTATTTCATTGCCTGTTCCAGTAACAGATGATGCGCATAACTATGGCCTTCTGTTGCGCTGGTCAAAAAGTCTTTTGCTTTTTGATCATTCGGGTAAAATCCGACTGGCAGATCACTGATAGCGACATCGACTGGCTCAATCAATAAATCTTGTAACCCATCTTGATGGAAATACTGAACATTCGCTTGTGTCAACTCACTTGTAGAAGCGGCGACAGACAATAGCGTATCATCGATATCCACACCAAAACCTTCTGTTTGGTATCCGGCAATCTTTAGGTTTAAAAGAACTGTTAATAACAAATTGCCCATACCTGCTGAAATATCTAAGACACCGATTTTTTCTTTATGATCCGAGAATAGTTGCTCGATCAAGAAAACAAACAAGAAACCAATACTATCTGGTGTCAATTGATGGTTGGCTTGCAAGTGTTCCGTCTGACTGCCCTTTAACAAAAGAAGCTGAGATAAACGACGCCATTCTTCCGGTTCAAAAGACAACTCACTCAATTTTTGATAAAGTTTTGAGATCTGTTCAGCTGTCTGTTCATTTGGTACGCCATCTACCACACGTACTTGATAGTTGTCTCGTAAATTTTCGGCATTTTCAACATAAGCTTCTAAAAAAGAAGTTCCCAATGCATTTTGTAAAAGCTGAATAGCTTCCAGGTTTTGCTCAAACCCTTGTTCCATTTTTTCTGGTAACATCGTGCGCCTCATTTCTAGATATATTATAACAATTATTTTACCTGTTTAATTCTAACGAACAATTGCCAAAATTTCAATCGTTTTCATCCTTTTTCTTTGTGAAATTGCGAACATTCAACACCGCAAAAACAGCTGTATTATAGAAAAGAGGGATTACTGCTTTGTAATCCCCTAATCTGTAGTATTTTCTGTACTAGCGCTCCTATTTTCTCTAAATTCAAATTGGAAAGGTGAGACAGTTACCACTAATTCCACTTGTTCCTGTGTTACTTTATACTGGACTGTACCTACATTGTAATCATACTCCCCTTTGCTCTGCTCCTTCAACTGATCGGCTTCCATCAGAAACATTTGCTTGATGATTTTTGCTTGATAATATTTTTTGATACGTACATAGCTGTCTATCTTTAGACGATAACTTTCGAGGAATCCATGCATGAGGAATACACACAACAAAAATAGAGCCAAGGTCGAAAATAGAACATTTCCTCTCAATTGCTTATGTTTTTGGTTTTGTCCAAATACCATACCTAGTTTCTCCATTCATAAATTCGACATGCAGAGAAATCATTTGATCCTCTTCTTTGAAACGCACTCGTTCGACACCAGTCAGCATCGGTTGATGTCCACCAGCAGTTCCACGTTTTCTGATCATTTGCTGATAGCCTTCAATGATGAACGTTCTCTCGTTTTCATAATACAAGCGATCACCAACGAGCGAAACACGTTGACTAGAAGCAAGTTCATTTTCGAATTGAGTTAAGAAAATCAACCATTCTGTTTGTTCGTCTTTTTGTAAGAATGTATTCATCTTCTCAGTTTGCCGGATAAATAAACCAAATGATAAAAGTATCGTATTTAAGACAAGTAAGGCGATCAAACATTCAATCATCGTAAACCCAGCTAGTCTAGTTCTTCCGTTCAAATTCGATCACTTCGTTTCCATTATTGATTGAGATCTTGTTTATTCTCTGATCTTGCCTATTTATTACTGTAGTCTCTTGGTTCCATTCCACTGGTCTCTTCGGCAACTCTCCATGCAGACGATAGTTTCTCACATCTTCATACAACGTCCGTAACAGAAGTATTTCTCGATCCTTTGTTTTTTCTTGTTGGATCAAAAATAAATTCCCAGAACTCATAATATAAATACTCATTGCTGTGATCATCAATGCTGTTAATGATTCTAGCAATACAAAGCTAGCTAGATTGGACTTTTTTGATATAACGACCACCACCTAATTGGAATTGATAAATGATTCTTTGCTGCTTTTCTACCCAATAAAATTCATATGCCTTCAATGAACTTTCATTGCCAGTATTTGCAGCGTAAGTGATCATGGCATGACGCTCGACAGTCAACGTCTCAGGTATCGGTAACACTTGCCATTCCATGGACGAGTAAGCAGGCACATCAAATAAAAGACTGTGTCGGATCGGGTCATAGTAAAAACGGGTAGCTTGTTGATGGATGATCGCGCTCTGTTGTGCCAGATCGATCCGTTTTTCTAACTGATCAAAAAAACGTTGGGTTGACTGCTCGTGTTCTAAAGAGCGGAAAGATAAGACAGGAAAGACAAAGAAAGACAGGGAGAGGACCAAAACGGTGATTGTTTCTACCAAAGTATACGCTTCAGCGCTGTGCTTTTTAGTTTTTGCGATATGCATCGGCATGTTCCTGTTTGATGTATCCCTCTCGTAACAGCTCATCAATACTTGGAACCTTTCCGTCATTTTGTAGTGCGTATAATTCACTTTGCGCATCGATCAGTTGCATGACTGCTTCACGTCCTTCCTTGTTGACATGGTCACGATAACGAGAAATATTTGGGATAAATAATAAAACCAACGCACTGATGACTAACAAGACGATCAACATCTCTATCAGAGTAAAACTTTTTAGGCGAGCCACTCTTTTTTTGATTTTCATAGTAGAACCTCCTCGATATTTCCATATACTGGTAATAAAATGGCTGCATAAATCAACAGAATCAATGCAGCGATCCCTAAGAAAAGAACTGGTTGGATCCAATGTAACCAACGATGGATCTTTTGAAAAAATTCTTTCCGTGTGATTTCACTGTAAAACAGTAATTCCTTACCTAAATTTCCTTTTGCTTCCCCTTGTAGCACGATACGACTGAATTCTGTCGTCAAAAAAGAGTATTGTTCAAATTGTTGCGCCAACGGAATACCTACTTCGAGTCCTTGCATCAACTGATACGCTAAAGACTGGACTAAACTTCCCTCTTTTGTTTCCTTTAAGCAACGTATGATTTGTTTCAAATCAAGTCCTTCATAAAAAAGTTTTCCTATTTCTAGTGCCAGATAGGCCGACTGATAAGAGCGATAGAGCCTTCCGATCGCCCATTGTTTACTGATCCACTCACTTCGTTTGATGGCTTCCCAGTTTTTCAAGCGGAAAAAAATCGCTGATCCAAAGAAAAAGCAACTACCAAAAACGCCCAAGAACAGCCAATGACTCGATTGAAGTAAGTAAATCCCCCAATGTGTCGTTGATACCATCTCAGTTTGAAGCAATTGAGGCAAGACTAACTCCCGTAGACTGACAAAGATACCTAGTAAAAAAATAAGTAATAGAAGTGGATAGCTGATGACCTTCTTTAGTTCTTTACGGAATGTTTCAACTAGTCGAAATTGCTCGGCGATTCCTTTTAAAGTCTCCACCAAATTCCCATGGATTTCTGCCAATTCTACCTGGACGAGTTGCTCTTGTTTAAACCCCAATTGCTGTAAAACAGAGTGAAAGGATTCGCCAGCTTGCAGATTCTTTTTGGCGAAATGGATATAGACTTGTGGCACTAGCTGAAGCAAATCCACTAAATCCAGTGCTTGTTGTAAGCTGAAACCATTTGACAATAGTTCACCAATGGTTTGGATAAAACGCGCTTGTTGCTTAGGAGGCATTTTTTTAAAATGGATGGGATTGCCAGACACTCTTTTGCGCCTCTTCATAACTAGACCTCCATTCTTTTTTGATTTCACTACCAGAGAAATAATAGGACCACAATGCTGTAGGGTGTCCATTGAAATCAGACAATAGCTCTTGATAGATGACTCCGGCTAAACATTCGTCAAAGGCATCATTTTTCGTTAATTCCTTCATTCGTGCCAATGTTCCATGCAGATCTCGGGCATGAACGGTGGCAAACACTCGATGTCCTGTCAAGGCTGCTCGGATCGCTGCATCTGCTGTCTTTTTATCCCTGATTTCACCAACGATCAATAAATCAGGGCGATGGCGTAAAGCAAGTTTTAACAACTGATCATAAGTCTGATCGATTTTCTCATTCACTTGTAACTGCAAAAACAAAGGCTCTTCAATTTCTACTGGGTCTTCGATCGTGATCACTTGTTCCTCGTTCCTACGAGCAAGGTGATACATCAGCGAAGTTTTCCCCGAACCGACCGGCCCACTAAACAAAAACAACCCCCGATCGATCGTACTGCGTTCAATGATTTGCAAGTCTTCGGCAATGAAGCAACGAAATTGTTTCTCACTCAATGCGTAAAGTAAGCGGATGACCAAACTTTCTCTTTGTAAATAATCCCCTACTGATGAGAGTCTTAACCTGATTTTTTGCTGACCCAATAAATAAGTAAGTGAGCCTAATTGCGCTTTTCTTTTTTCACCAATATCCATTTGTCCTAGATATTTGAAACTAGCAATCAATTGCTGGCCAGCTTCAAGAGAAAGTGCGCGCTGAAATGTTCGGCTTTTACCTATTCGAAAGTAAACCTTGAAATCTTCTGGAAATGGTAAGATATAGATATCTTGTACTTTATTTTTAGTCCCTCCATGGATGATCTCGTTTGCTAAATCTTTTATCTTCATCTCTTTCCCTCCAAAAAAATATACGTCTTTTTCAAATAAATCGTTTATTTTTACAAAATTTAATGAAAATCGTTGGTTAAATCCGAATTTATGTTATACTAGTAAAAATTTATTTTGGGAGGTTTCAGAGTGGATTCGCATTTAAACAAACACATTGCAGTTGCCGGAAAAAAACAACCTGCTGACTTGGTCATCAAACATGCAAAAATCGTCAATGTCTTTACCAAAACGATCATGGAAGGTGATGTCGCTGTCTGTGACGGAAAGATTGTAGGTATTGGGGAATACGAGGGTACGACCATTTATGATGCAAAAGGACAGTATTTAGTTCCTGGTTTGATTGATGGTCATGTGCATATCGAGAGCTCTTTGTTAGCGCCAAAAGAGTTTGCGAAAATCTCTCTGTTACATGGGGTTACGACAGTAGTAACTGACCCTCATGAAATCGGAAATGTGGCAGGAAGCTTAGGTCTTGAATTTATGTTGACAGATGCGAAAGAGACACCGATGAATATATTTATCATGTTGCCTTCTTGTGTGCCTGTCACACCATTTGAAACTAGTGGTGCAGTCTTAGATGCAAAATCACTTGCGCCATTTCTTACGCATCCTGAAGTCCTTGGCTTAGCCGAAGTGATGAACTATCAAGCAGTCGCTTCAAATGAGCAAACGATTATCGATAAATTGCAACTGATGCACCAAAACAATAAAAAAATCGATGGCCACGCTGCTGGTATCCATGGGGACGATCTAAACGTCTACTTGACTGCTGGCATACGTACAGACCACGAGGCAACGACCGCCGAAGAAGCAAAAGAACGTTTAGCACTAGGTATGTATTTGATGGTTCGAGAAGGAACCGTAGCAAAAGATCTACATGCTCTGTTACCTGCGATCACACCGGACAATTCACGACGCTGTTTATTTGTAACTGATGACAAACTGATCAATGATCTAGTAGCAGAAGGCTCGATCGATCATATCGTCCGCGAAGCAATCTTGGCGGGTATGGACCCACTACAAGCAATCCAAATGGCTTCATTGAATGCGGCAGAATGTTTTGGTTTACAACATTTAGGAGCAGTTGCGCCAGGCTATCAAGCAGACTTTTTCTTAACTGATGACTTGAACAAATTGCCGATCAATACGGTTTTCCATCAAGGAGAAACGGTTGTGGTAGATGGACAGTTGGTGCCTGATTCTACAGAAACAAACAATCAGCCTGCTATTGACGCATTACCAAAAATGGCAGTTGCGCCATTCGATTCAAATTCTTTGAAATTGGCTTTAGCTTCATCAACTGCTCATGTCATTGAGATCATCCCAAATAGCTTGCTGACAAATGATTTGTTGGAGCAAGTCCAAGTCGAGGACGGTGCTTTCACCCCTTCCATCGCAGATGATCAACTAAAAATCGCTGTCATTGAGCGTCATCATCGTACAGGAAATATCGGGCTTGGCATCGTCAAAGGATTTCAATTAAAAAGTGGTGCCTTAGCTACTACGGTGGCTCACGATTCACATAATATCGTCGTCGTAGGAACGAATGATGAAGACATGCGTTATGCTGCTGAACGTTTGATCGAACGTGGCGGCGGAATGATCGTTGTAGATCAGGAAACCGAATTAGCTTGTTTACCGTTACCGATTGGCGGATTGATGTCTCTAGAACCTTTTGAAACAGTCAATCAACAATTGCTGAACTTGACTGAGCAAGCGCACAAGCTAGGAGCAAGCCAAGCATTCGATCCTTTCTTGACACTTTCATTTCTAACGTTATCAGTTATTCCTGAATTGAAGATCACCGATATGGGTCTCTTCTCTTTTTCAAAATTTGACTTGATTCCCGTCTGTGACCAAAAAGAGTAAAAATGAGAACAAAAAAAGAAGAGAGAGGAACTTGTTGTTCCCATTCTCTTCTTTTTTCTATTTGTTTTTATCTACAAATTGTGCTTCTACACGATAGATCCGTTGTCCTCGAGAAGAGAACTTCTCTTCATATTCTGTCATGATATTGTCTTCAAAATCACTTTGATGTAAATCAAGCCAGACTTTTTTCAGGCGCATGCCGTACTGTGAAAAACTAGCCAATGAATACTCAAACAATCCTTGATTATCTGTCTTGAAGTGGATCTCACCATTTGGTTTTAAGATCTCTTCATCGACAGCTAAGAATGTACGGTACGTCAACCGTCGTTTCTCATGTCTTTTTTTAGGCCACGGATCCGAAAAGTTCAAATAAATTTGATCGATTTCATTTTCTGAAAAGTACTCAGTCAAAGCGGAACCATCCACATGTAATAATCTCAAATTAGGTAGCGGTTCTTCCAATACTTTGTCTAACGCAATGGAAACGACACTCACTTGCATTTCGATCCCGATATAATTGATTTCTGGATGAGCTTTTGCCATCCCAGTAATAAACTGGCCTTTTCCCATACCGATCTCAATATGGATTGGTTGATCATTGCCAAACAATTCTTTCCATTTCCCTCGCCATTTTGTTGGCTCACTGATGACGATCTCTGGATGAGCGGCTAGCATTTCTGCTGCATTTGGTCGGTTACGAACACGCATCTTTTTCTTCCTCTCTATTCCTATCAAAGATTGTTCCTTAAATTCTACTTATTTTAGCCTAAATTGCTAGGAGTCTTGCCCCTAAAAACAAAAAAATCAACTGAATATCCGAGCTTAACCACTAAAAATACGTTTAAGTTGTAAAATCTCTTCATTCATTCGTCGATAATCTTCACGTTTACAGTAGCGGGTGATTTCTTGTAATAAATTCATCACCGCATACCAATGTAACTTTTCTAAAATCTCATCTGTTGGTCGGATACCATAACTGATCAACCATTGGTTCCAGCTAGACAAAGGCACGTAATTTCCTAGAATAGTCGCAATATCCACAGCAGGATCAGCGAACATTATCGAATCCCAATCAACTAGATATAAATAATTTTTACAGACTAACCAATTCCGATGATTGACATCGCCATGGACGACTGCTAGTTTCTCTTTGTCCACAGAAGGGACTTGTTGGCATAAATAGCGATAAACAAGTTGCAAAAATTGATTATTTTTTAAGCTATCGGGTAAATCTTGTTCATAATATTGAAGCATTTTCTGAGGTGTCAATACCCTACCACCGATCCGAGAAAGCATCGTTTTTAAAGACGTCGAATGATGTAAATGATACAGCACATCTATGACATCATTTCTTTGACCGATCTCATTAGGCGTCAACAAGCGGCCTTCTAGCCACTCTTGTGCGGTCAACGTATCGCCATCCCCTGTTCGCTTTGTCCACACTAATTTCGGCGTAATGCCTTCACGAGAGAGTGCAGCGAGCATTGGCGTTGTGTTTCTCTTGATAAAAACTTTGTCTTTATCACGCATGCCTATGTATGTTTTTCCTGTGTCACCTTTGATGGGGCGTAACCGCCACTCTTGGTCTAACTGAAACTCCATCGCGCATTCTCCCGTCCTCTACTATATGTTTGCAGTACCTATTATTCTAGTCGCCCAAGTCTTGAACGTCAAGCACATATACGTTCTTTTTCCATGTTTTACTCTCTAAAAAACCAACTTTTATCAAAATAAAAAAGTGTCGGGCGATTTATTCTCGTACTTTAGATAAATTACACACGATTTTTACAGGATCAAAAAAGAGGAAAGTTCGAAAAAACATAAAGTGATTTCGGACTTTCCTACATGACATATACATTCATTATAAAAAAATGAAGTTTTTCAGCTTATTTTTCAACTACTACTCCGCAAGTTTCTTTAAACGAGTTGGCACGTACCATTTGATTAAGAGTCCAGTGACAACAAGATAGACCAAGATTGGCAGCCATCTTTCGTTTCCTTCAAGGACAACCGCAGCAATCAAACCGAATAATAAAGCAACAAAAGCCAAAAGCCATGTCAAGAGACGTTGGATTGCTCCTTGTTTTTGACTTTCCTGAATAGGATACAATTGGACCAAGATCATATAGCGAAATTGACTGTATAAAGGTAATAACTGAAACCCGATCAAATACAGAAAGAGTGAACCAATACCTAAAGTAAAGTATAGATCGTTGATTCCTGCGATAATGATCGAACCGATCACTGTCAAACGCATATATAAGCCGATAAAGTCTGACCCTCTGGCAAAACGTCTAGCAAACAAATAAAGGTATGTGTTTTTTGTTTCTTTTTTGATTCCTTGTAACACAGGGTCAAGATAGCGACGTCTTTTGACTTTCGCAGTGATCTCCGGCACATCTGTAAACAAGTTGATGAATTGATAGATTTGGTGCAACCGTTGTTTTTCTAACTGGATCATTTTTTCCCA from Enterococcus sp. DIV1094 includes these protein-coding regions:
- the comGG gene encoding competence type IV pilus minor pilin ComGG, whose product is MVFGQNQKHKQLRGNVLFSTLALFLLCVFLMHGFLESYRLKIDSYVRIKKYYQAKIIKQMFLMEADQLKEQSKGEYDYNVGTVQYKVTQEQVELVVTVSPFQFEFRENRSASTENTTD
- a CDS encoding phosphotransferase family protein encodes the protein MEFQLDQEWRLRPIKGDTGKTYIGMRDKDKVFIKRNTTPMLAALSREGITPKLVWTKRTGDGDTLTAQEWLEGRLLTPNEIGQRNDVIDVLYHLHHSTSLKTMLSRIGGRVLTPQKMLQYYEQDLPDSLKNNQFLQLVYRYLCQQVPSVDKEKLAVVHGDVNHRNWLVCKNYLYLVDWDSIMFADPAVDIATILGNYVPLSSWNQWLISYGIRPTDEILEKLHWYAVMNLLQEITRYCKREDYRRMNEEILQLKRIFSG
- the comGC gene encoding competence type IV pilus major pilin ComGC translates to MKIKKRVARLKSFTLIEMLIVLLVISALVLLFIPNISRYRDHVNKEGREAVMQLIDAQSELYALQNDGKVPSIDELLREGYIKQEHADAYRKN
- the comGD gene encoding competence type IV pilus minor pilin ComGD gives rise to the protein MHIAKTKKHSAEAYTLVETITVLVLSLSFFVFPVLSFRSLEHEQSTQRFFDQLEKRIDLAQQSAIIHQQATRFYYDPIRHSLLFDVPAYSSMEWQVLPIPETLTVERHAMITYAANTGNESSLKAYEFYWVEKQQRIIYQFQLGGGRYIKKVQSS
- the trmB gene encoding tRNA (guanosine(46)-N7)-methyltransferase TrmB, which gives rise to MRVRNRPNAAEMLAAHPEIVISEPTKWRGKWKELFGNDQPIHIEIGMGKGQFITGMAKAHPEINYIGIEMQVSVVSIALDKVLEEPLPNLRLLHVDGSALTEYFSENEIDQIYLNFSDPWPKKRHEKRRLTYRTFLAVDEEILKPNGEIHFKTDNQGLFEYSLASFSQYGMRLKKVWLDLHQSDFEDNIMTEYEEKFSSRGQRIYRVEAQFVDKNK
- the comGA gene encoding competence type IV pilus ATPase ComGA codes for the protein MKIKDLANEIIHGGTKNKVQDIYILPFPEDFKVYFRIGKSRTFQRALSLEAGQQLIASFKYLGQMDIGEKRKAQLGSLTYLLGQQKIRLRLSSVGDYLQRESLVIRLLYALSEKQFRCFIAEDLQIIERSTIDRGLFLFSGPVGSGKTSLMYHLARRNEEQVITIEDPVEIEEPLFLQLQVNEKIDQTYDQLLKLALRHRPDLLIVGEIRDKKTADAAIRAALTGHRVFATVHARDLHGTLARMKELTKNDAFDECLAGVIYQELLSDFNGHPTALWSYYFSGSEIKKEWRSSYEEAQKSVWQSHPF
- a CDS encoding IS1182 family transposase; protein product: MLSKQDMSKRAQMGFFALEDLVPQDHLLRQMDQFIDFSFIYDLVKDKYDETQGRPSLDPVLLIKLPMIQYFFGIKSMRQTIKEIEVNNAYRWFLGLGLEDAVPHFSTFGKNYTRRFKGTTTFEQIFYEILAQCMTEGIVDTSEIFIDGTHIKAHANRNKKESVEVMDQAFFYTEKLTKEIEKDREKRLKKPLKETNAGTKMAMKKTSTTDPESGWFHKGEHKEVFAYSAQVACDKNGWILGYTTHPGNLHDSRTFISLFKKLKGAFTLDKLIMDAGYKTPAIAQLLLEENLTPVFPYKRPMTKAGYFKKNDYAYDEYYDCYICPNDKILSYSTTNRKGYLEYKSNPEECKNCPVLSTCTNSKNHTKVITRHIWAKAIERCEEIRHQRSFKDLYRKRKETIERIFGTAKEFHGLRYTNQIGIEKMHMKIGLTFACLNMKKLIKIKKGRAGKVCFSLEKQRNFSFILKIVHIKKTNLIFT
- a CDS encoding acetate/propionate family kinase: MSKTIAINAGSSSLKWQLYQMPEETVIAKGIVERIGLNDSIFTIKYGEGQKFEQILDIDDHEIAVKMLLDQLIELNILGAYDEITGVGHRVVHGGETYGDSVVIDEEVMTRIEELAEFAPLHNPANLMGIKAFKKILPDIQSVAVFDTSFHATMPKHNYLYSLPMAYYEDFKVRKYGFHGTSHRYVSERAADMLGKPIEDLKIITCHLGNGASITAVDGGKSVDTSMGFTPLAGVTMGTRSGDIDPAILPYLMEKLSIDINEMVDILNKKSGLLGLTNLSSDMRDLENNYDKEEIRLAYDVFVDRIRKYIGGYVTTMNGVDAIVFTAGIGENDGHVRNEVIKGMTWFGCEIDPELNKLRGEELDISTKDSKVKVLVIPTDEELMIARDVERLR
- the comGB gene encoding competence type IV pilus assembly protein ComGB; the protein is MKRRKRVSGNPIHFKKMPPKQQARFIQTIGELLSNGFSLQQALDLVDLLQLVPQVYIHFAKKNLQAGESFHSVLQQLGFKQEQLVQVELAEIHGNLVETLKGIAEQFRLVETFRKELKKVISYPLLLLIFLLGIFVSLRELVLPQLLQTEMVSTTHWGIYLLQSSHWLFLGVFGSCFFFGSAIFFRLKNWEAIKRSEWISKQWAIGRLYRSYQSAYLALEIGKLFYEGLDLKQIIRCLKETKEGSLVQSLAYQLMQGLEVGIPLAQQFEQYSFLTTEFSRIVLQGEAKGNLGKELLFYSEITRKEFFQKIHRWLHWIQPVLFLGIAALILLIYAAILLPVYGNIEEVLL
- a CDS encoding class I SAM-dependent methyltransferase, producing MLPEKMEQGFEQNLEAIQLLQNALGTSFLEAYVENAENLRDNYQVRVVDGVPNEQTAEQISKLYQKLSELSFEPEEWRRLSQLLLLKGSQTEHLQANHQLTPDSIGFLFVFLIEQLFSDHKEKIGVLDISAGMGNLLLTVLLNLKIAGYQTEGFGVDIDDTLLSVAASTSELTQANVQYFHQDGLQDLLIEPVDVAISDLPVGFYPNDQKAKDFLTSATEGHSYAHHLLLEQAMKYVKPDGFGLFLMPSNFLETEQSDHIKKWFKEEGYLQGMIQLPDELFRNKQSQKSILILQKKGEQAKQVKEVLLVKLDSLKEPEKVTKFFREFENWKSSSL
- the comGF gene encoding competence type IV pilus minor pilin ComGF, with the translated sequence MIECLIALLVLNTILLSFGLFIRQTEKMNTFLQKDEQTEWLIFLTQFENELASSQRVSLVGDRLYYENERTFIIEGYQQMIRKRGTAGGHQPMLTGVERVRFKEEDQMISLHVEFMNGETRYGIWTKPKT
- the ade gene encoding adenine deaminase, whose protein sequence is MDSHLNKHIAVAGKKQPADLVIKHAKIVNVFTKTIMEGDVAVCDGKIVGIGEYEGTTIYDAKGQYLVPGLIDGHVHIESSLLAPKEFAKISLLHGVTTVVTDPHEIGNVAGSLGLEFMLTDAKETPMNIFIMLPSCVPVTPFETSGAVLDAKSLAPFLTHPEVLGLAEVMNYQAVASNEQTIIDKLQLMHQNNKKIDGHAAGIHGDDLNVYLTAGIRTDHEATTAEEAKERLALGMYLMVREGTVAKDLHALLPAITPDNSRRCLFVTDDKLINDLVAEGSIDHIVREAILAGMDPLQAIQMASLNAAECFGLQHLGAVAPGYQADFFLTDDLNKLPINTVFHQGETVVVDGQLVPDSTETNNQPAIDALPKMAVAPFDSNSLKLALASSTAHVIEIIPNSLLTNDLLEQVQVEDGAFTPSIADDQLKIAVIERHHRTGNIGLGIVKGFQLKSGALATTVAHDSHNIVVVGTNDEDMRYAAERLIERGGGMIVVDQETELACLPLPIGGLMSLEPFETVNQQLLNLTEQAHKLGASQAFDPFLTLSFLTLSVIPELKITDMGLFSFSKFDLIPVCDQKE